A window from Kovacikia minuta CCNUW1 encodes these proteins:
- a CDS encoding ISL3 family transposase: MITTQTRPFFQQLLPDSSKLQLEHCELDTEEQQLTLSVLSTQHLAKCPVCGTRSARTHSRYQRTLADLPCVYFKLTLTVQVSKFFCDTPGCIRRIFTERIPEIAAPWARETVRLVQRLEAIGLALGGAAGARLSHQVGTEVCGSTLLNVLAKLPLPEFEVPKILGVDDFAFRKGQQYGTLLVDLERHCPLALLADRKAETLAQWLAQHPGVEVLSRDRSATYRRGMNEGAPNAVQVSHPYCHRGFHLMQNLQETLEKLLNGYSSQLKAVEEQWRQAKTSPETVVVIALPTATVDAQAQALANHQRRVEQDQEMRRLHQQQWTQRAIAEAVGVSERTVQRRLKSPEVAKTSARRATLGRSILDPYKSRILACWNDGIQETSLLMVFLQQQGYTGSERTLMRYLKQLREAQGLPPKRALWTSGLAKVSDPQLPPFTARRASFLIVKSESHRDTEEVDLLARLVAAHPDLNEAVELAQEFSQLLRQRKAEGFEPWLMKVFKSKLKTFRAFAKSLFEDYAAVRASMVLEVSNGMVEGFNNRLKMVKRQMYGRAGLELLSKRFIVA, from the coding sequence ATGATTACGACTCAGACCCGACCGTTTTTTCAACAGTTATTGCCTGATTCCAGCAAACTTCAGTTGGAACACTGTGAACTCGATACTGAGGAACAGCAGCTGACTTTGAGTGTGCTTTCCACCCAACATCTTGCAAAATGTCCGGTGTGTGGTACCCGGTCTGCCCGTACTCACAGCCGTTATCAGCGCACCCTGGCTGATTTGCCTTGTGTTTATTTCAAGTTGACTCTAACCGTGCAAGTCAGTAAATTTTTCTGTGACACACCAGGTTGCATTCGGCGTATTTTCACCGAGCGAATTCCTGAAATTGCGGCACCCTGGGCGAGGGAAACCGTTCGCTTGGTGCAGCGACTCGAAGCGATTGGTCTGGCGTTAGGCGGTGCTGCGGGTGCGCGTTTGTCCCATCAAGTCGGTACTGAAGTTTGCGGCAGCACCCTGTTGAATGTGCTTGCAAAACTTCCTCTGCCTGAATTTGAGGTGCCCAAAATCCTGGGAGTCGATGACTTTGCCTTTCGCAAAGGACAGCAATACGGCACCCTTCTGGTGGATCTCGAACGACATTGTCCGCTTGCGCTGCTAGCTGATCGCAAAGCAGAAACCTTAGCCCAATGGTTGGCCCAGCACCCAGGGGTGGAGGTGTTGTCACGTGACCGTTCGGCCACCTACCGCCGTGGGATGAACGAAGGCGCACCCAATGCGGTGCAGGTGTCTCATCCATATTGTCACAGAGGGTTCCATCTCATGCAGAACTTACAGGAGACTCTAGAGAAGCTGCTAAACGGCTACAGTTCTCAGTTGAAAGCGGTTGAAGAACAATGGCGACAAGCCAAAACATCCCCAGAGACAGTGGTCGTCATCGCCCTGCCAACCGCCACTGTCGATGCTCAAGCCCAAGCCTTGGCGAATCACCAACGTCGAGTTGAACAAGACCAGGAAATGAGAAGATTACACCAGCAACAATGGACGCAGAGGGCGATTGCCGAGGCGGTGGGAGTGAGTGAGCGAACGGTTCAACGCAGACTCAAGTCCCCAGAAGTAGCGAAGACTTCCGCTCGACGAGCCACTTTGGGTCGGAGCATTCTCGACCCTTACAAGTCAAGGATTCTCGCGTGCTGGAATGATGGTATTCAAGAGACCTCACTGTTAATGGTTTTCTTGCAACAACAAGGTTACACCGGCAGTGAGCGGACCCTGATGCGCTACCTCAAACAACTACGAGAAGCTCAGGGCCTGCCACCCAAGCGAGCACTTTGGACTTCGGGGTTGGCGAAAGTGAGCGACCCACAATTGCCGCCCTTCACTGCACGTCGCGCTAGTTTTCTGATTGTTAAATCCGAATCACATCGAGATACCGAAGAAGTCGATTTGTTAGCTCGATTGGTCGCAGCACATCCGGATTTGAACGAAGCGGTTGAGTTGGCTCAGGAGTTTTCACAATTGCTACGCCAACGTAAAGCAGAAGGGTTTGAACCTTGGTTGATGAAGGTGTTCAAGAGCAAACTCAAAACGTTTCGAGCATTTGCAAAGAGTCTTTTCGAGGATTATGCTGCGGTGCGAGCCAGCATGGTTTTAGAGGTGAGCAATGGCATGGTTGAAGGCTTCAACAATCGATTGAAGATGGTGAAACGGCAGATGTATGGACGGGCTGGTTTAGAGCTGCTGAGTAAGCGTTTCATTGTCGCTTAG
- a CDS encoding ATP-binding protein, with protein MKPQILGKLVGNTGDPNNLTMVLSSSFAGRRGEFVRIRHKERVDEPETDVLGRIVSVFRSNVLYNSEMGQSVNELELLPGAQITGEKVMAKLELVGYKDSTTSQIKIPRRALDPGAKVETVDFYFLSQFYEFDEQTSLHIGNLVGYEYGENSVPVYLDVNRLVTEHLAVLAMTGSGKSYTVGRIIERLVTLNNGSVVVFDPHGEYGRAFQGGQLQFNVQYNAVEDSRDRESIHEIQECFKRLTEAGAGLLVYTPQQQSFRDKYAGKNRELALQFDRFEMDDIGEILPGLTEPQQRVLDVAIRYWRLNEKNEPRDINLLRYYLGDGLDDLKEWDELSQAESSALNGRSAAVASLKLSRVLNEAQSFYSSALARSTDIYEMVGRPSDKRGRLVVIDLQGLSDTAKQVVTALISSEILRAASSKTDPIRPCFLVYEEGHNFAPAGQPSVSHRIIKKIAGEGRKFGVGFGIVSQRPSKLDSDVTSQCNTLITMRLKNPDDQRFITKTSDMVSKADIDELSSLSTGEALICGRSIPAPLLVKVGSKALLHGGQSPEVLKVWGRFTGGNS; from the coding sequence ATGAAGCCACAAATACTGGGCAAGTTAGTTGGTAATACAGGAGATCCTAATAACCTCACAATGGTTCTCTCCTCATCCTTTGCTGGAAGGCGAGGCGAGTTCGTGCGTATACGGCACAAAGAGAGAGTCGATGAACCAGAAACTGATGTTTTAGGTCGCATTGTCAGTGTATTTCGCTCGAATGTTCTTTATAACTCGGAGATGGGGCAATCAGTTAATGAGTTAGAACTTCTTCCTGGCGCTCAAATTACAGGGGAGAAAGTTATGGCGAAACTTGAGCTGGTTGGCTATAAAGACTCTACAACTAGTCAAATCAAGATTCCTCGGCGAGCACTTGATCCAGGAGCCAAGGTAGAAACTGTTGACTTCTATTTCCTGAGTCAGTTCTATGAATTTGACGAGCAGACGAGCTTACACATTGGAAACCTAGTTGGCTATGAGTATGGCGAGAACTCAGTGCCAGTTTATTTAGATGTCAATCGCCTGGTTACTGAACATCTTGCAGTGTTAGCAATGACAGGCTCCGGGAAATCCTATACTGTAGGGCGAATTATCGAGCGGCTCGTTACACTAAACAACGGATCTGTTGTTGTTTTTGACCCACATGGTGAGTATGGTCGAGCTTTTCAGGGTGGGCAATTGCAGTTCAATGTTCAATACAATGCAGTTGAAGATTCCCGCGATCGAGAATCAATCCATGAAATTCAAGAATGTTTCAAGCGCCTCACTGAAGCCGGGGCAGGGCTTTTAGTATACACACCACAACAGCAATCCTTTCGCGATAAGTATGCAGGGAAAAACCGAGAGCTGGCGCTTCAGTTTGATCGGTTTGAAATGGATGATATTGGCGAAATCTTGCCAGGACTCACAGAACCACAACAACGAGTATTGGATGTTGCTATACGTTACTGGCGACTCAACGAGAAGAATGAACCCCGAGATATCAATTTACTGCGCTACTACTTAGGCGATGGATTAGATGATTTGAAAGAGTGGGATGAGCTTAGTCAGGCTGAATCATCCGCCTTAAACGGACGTAGTGCTGCTGTTGCTTCCCTAAAACTGTCGCGGGTACTTAATGAAGCACAGAGCTTCTATTCATCAGCTTTAGCCCGTTCTACAGATATCTATGAAATGGTAGGACGACCGAGTGATAAAAGAGGTCGTCTTGTAGTGATTGATTTGCAAGGACTCAGTGATACTGCGAAACAAGTTGTCACTGCACTTATTTCAAGTGAGATTCTTCGAGCAGCATCCAGTAAAACAGATCCAATTCGCCCATGTTTCCTTGTGTATGAGGAAGGACACAATTTTGCTCCTGCAGGGCAGCCATCAGTGAGTCATCGCATTATTAAGAAAATTGCCGGTGAGGGTCGTAAGTTTGGCGTGGGCTTCGGTATTGTTAGTCAGCGGCCTTCCAAGTTGGATTCAGACGTTACTTCTCAATGCAATACTTTAATTACAATGCGGCTTAAGAACCCAGATGATCAACGCTTCATTACTAAAACTTCCGATATGGTCAGTAAGGCTGACATTGATGAACTATCTAGTCTCTCGACTGGCGAGGCTCTTATTTGTGGGCGGTCGATTCCAGCTCCTTTACTCGTCAAGGTAGGTAGTAAAGCACTGTTACATGGAGGACAATCTCCAGAAGTCTTGAAGGTTTGGGGGAGGTTTACTGGTGGCAATTCCTGA
- a CDS encoding DUF4058 family protein, giving the protein MPSPFLGMDPYLEGYLWPDVHSALANKIRQHLTPLLRPNYTARLEVYLAEDPFPEGEIGILYPDVEVLETPQRQPPAQATVNHNTLTITPPALSLPVPQAVQVRLTSVEIRDTAKNRLITSIEILSPVNKREPGLTTYRQKRQRLYQANVHLLELDLLRRGTRPFAQPRLPDVPYCIALTRAQAKQTEIWPVELRDRLPVIPVPLQDPDPDVPLDLQAALSAIYDEAAYDLSLDYTQPPPPPVLSNADIEWLQTQLQSR; this is encoded by the coding sequence ATGCCCTCCCCCTTTCTCGGAATGGATCCCTACCTCGAAGGCTACCTCTGGCCCGATGTTCATAGCGCCCTGGCTAACAAAATTCGCCAGCACCTCACTCCCTTGCTGCGTCCCAACTACACCGCCCGCCTGGAAGTTTACCTGGCTGAAGACCCCTTTCCCGAAGGCGAGATTGGTATTCTTTATCCCGATGTGGAAGTGCTGGAAACCCCGCAACGCCAGCCGCCAGCCCAAGCCACAGTCAACCACAACACCCTCACCATTACCCCACCCGCCCTCTCCCTTCCTGTGCCTCAAGCCGTGCAGGTGCGTCTGACCAGTGTGGAAATCCGCGATACCGCCAAAAATCGGCTAATTACCAGTATCGAAATTCTTTCACCTGTCAATAAACGGGAACCAGGGCTAACCACCTACCGCCAAAAACGCCAACGACTGTATCAAGCCAACGTGCATCTGTTGGAACTGGATCTACTGCGGCGAGGCACCCGCCCCTTTGCCCAACCTCGTTTGCCCGATGTGCCTTACTGTATTGCCCTTACCCGCGCTCAGGCTAAACAAACCGAAATCTGGCCTGTTGAATTGCGCGATCGCCTACCCGTCATCCCCGTCCCCCTACAAGACCCCGATCCAGATGTGCCCCTGGACTTGCAAGCCGCCCTCTCCGCCATCTACGACGAAGCCGCCTACGACCTCTCCCTCGACTATACCCAACCACCTCCACCGCCAGTCCTCTCCAATGCGGACATCGAATGGCTTCAGACCCAACTGCAAAGTCGTTAA
- a CDS encoding DNA phosphorothioation-associated putative methyltransferase encodes MTFDKSYIDQVLGVDAIPVALGIYLVFRDETQAQTFRASRFRSRATTPRVKASVKRFEQYKEMLAPLMAFFTDRGRLPLEEELQEFAALQSEFGTLRRAFQVVLQATEVQEWDAISEKRRQDLLVYLALSHFGDRPKLRHLAPIVQHDIKALFGNYQHACTAADLMLLSLGNLEVMAERCKSSAIGKKLSNSLWVHISALDALDPLLRLYEGCASRTIGRPEEATVVKFHTSKPKITYLFYPDFDREPHPCLRTSMQIDLQDMHVSYRDYDPEDNSPVLHQKELLVQPDYPLYEKSAKLSRQEADWGLLDDYDSDPTVFSTVIA; translated from the coding sequence TTGACATTTGACAAGAGCTACATCGACCAGGTGCTTGGCGTTGATGCCATTCCGGTTGCGCTGGGCATTTACCTGGTATTTCGGGATGAGACACAGGCACAGACCTTCCGAGCGTCCCGCTTCCGATCGCGTGCCACGACTCCCAGAGTCAAAGCCAGCGTCAAGCGGTTTGAGCAATATAAGGAGATGCTGGCTCCCCTGATGGCGTTTTTTACCGACCGGGGACGGTTGCCCCTTGAGGAGGAACTTCAGGAGTTTGCGGCGCTGCAATCGGAATTTGGAACGCTACGACGAGCCTTCCAGGTAGTTCTCCAGGCAACAGAGGTTCAGGAATGGGATGCCATCAGCGAGAAACGTCGCCAGGATTTGCTCGTCTACCTTGCCCTCAGTCATTTTGGCGATCGCCCCAAGCTACGACATCTCGCTCCCATCGTTCAACACGACATCAAGGCATTATTTGGCAACTATCAGCACGCCTGCACCGCCGCCGATTTGATGCTGCTGAGCCTGGGGAATTTGGAGGTGATGGCAGAGCGGTGTAAGTCTAGTGCGATTGGTAAAAAACTGTCGAACTCCCTCTGGGTTCATATTTCTGCCCTGGATGCCCTTGATCCCCTGCTTCGGCTCTACGAAGGTTGTGCCTCTCGCACGATCGGTCGTCCAGAAGAAGCAACCGTAGTCAAGTTCCACACCAGCAAACCCAAAATCACCTATCTGTTCTACCCAGATTTCGATCGCGAACCGCATCCTTGTCTTCGCACCAGTATGCAGATTGACCTGCAAGATATGCACGTCAGCTACCGGGATTATGACCCAGAGGACAACTCGCCCGTGTTGCACCAGAAGGAATTGCTGGTGCAGCCGGACTATCCGCTCTATGAGAAGTCTGCCAAGCTGAGTCGGCAGGAGGCGGATTGGGGGTTATTGGATGATTACGACTCAGACCCGACCGTTTTTTCAACAGTTATTGCCTGA
- a CDS encoding serine/threonine-protein kinase, whose product MSRKNRYFIPSADRKLGDRYELLECLGDGSYGWVWKAQKLTDNTIVAVKIPKAQGSKNSELAEGENLLDQPAHPNVVSVFWMGRVPPEREWYAIEMEYFPSHTLARLLDEGEHGFTASYKKILDLYTQVLAGVNYLHSLGMSHGDIKPQNILVSGDLAKLTDFGNSLLPEEIYTRTRENGGTVLYSAPEFAGAIHKQRDSNRIFKGDIYSLGVLLYHLVTSRLPHDTLSQVIRHTPFPRPREINSSICPALEEYILRCLEFDPDRRWDTVETMLNEFTRVRRFQLDYHSVKLLPNQKVPHQDWSSQVIKLLENEEYAQAEVVAHAEFEDKKDIHAFRFMVSAAFKDERYYDCLKYIDSNPRVLDEQSPAARDLRRIALKAYLETRQLYKAEAVLEKCLLEDGDVPQLLLKKASILGAQAKYKEAADILIQLNRRSPQNPAILKRLTLVFEQLRDIGKARAFLRAYSKLVPDDVWVQRKLDLYAQISSFN is encoded by the coding sequence ATGAGTCGTAAAAATCGCTACTTCATACCGAGTGCAGACCGTAAGTTGGGCGATCGCTATGAACTATTGGAATGTTTAGGCGATGGTTCCTATGGGTGGGTCTGGAAAGCTCAAAAGCTTACAGATAACACGATTGTCGCTGTCAAAATTCCTAAAGCACAGGGAAGCAAAAATAGTGAATTAGCTGAAGGTGAAAATTTATTAGATCAACCTGCTCATCCAAATGTTGTGAGTGTGTTTTGGATGGGTCGAGTTCCTCCAGAACGAGAATGGTATGCCATCGAAATGGAGTATTTCCCCAGTCATACATTGGCTAGGTTATTGGATGAAGGTGAGCATGGATTTACTGCAAGCTACAAAAAAATTCTCGATCTCTACACCCAAGTGCTAGCTGGAGTGAATTATCTCCATAGTTTAGGGATGTCTCATGGGGATATTAAACCACAGAATATTCTTGTTTCTGGAGATCTGGCTAAATTGACTGACTTTGGAAATAGTCTACTTCCAGAAGAAATTTACACACGCACTCGTGAAAATGGTGGAACAGTACTTTATTCTGCACCAGAATTTGCAGGTGCAATTCACAAACAAAGAGATTCCAATCGAATTTTCAAGGGCGATATCTACAGCTTAGGAGTATTACTTTATCACCTAGTTACCTCTCGGTTGCCCCATGACACATTAAGCCAAGTAATCCGACATACACCTTTCCCCCGACCTAGAGAAATCAATTCTTCTATCTGTCCAGCTTTAGAGGAATATATCTTACGTTGCCTGGAATTTGATCCAGATCGACGCTGGGATACAGTTGAAACTATGCTCAACGAATTCACTCGAGTAAGGCGTTTTCAATTAGACTATCATTCAGTAAAGTTGCTCCCCAACCAAAAAGTACCACATCAAGATTGGTCATCTCAGGTCATTAAACTCCTTGAGAACGAAGAGTATGCTCAAGCTGAGGTTGTCGCACATGCTGAATTTGAAGACAAAAAAGACATTCATGCTTTTCGCTTCATGGTGTCAGCAGCATTCAAAGATGAACGCTATTATGACTGTCTAAAGTACATCGATAGCAATCCTAGAGTGCTAGATGAACAGTCACCAGCAGCAAGAGATTTACGGAGGATTGCGCTCAAAGCATACCTAGAAACGAGGCAACTGTATAAAGCAGAGGCCGTACTTGAGAAGTGTCTGCTTGAAGATGGAGATGTCCCACAATTGCTATTAAAAAAAGCTTCCATTTTAGGAGCTCAGGCAAAGTATAAAGAAGCAGCAGACATTCTAATTCAACTTAATCGGAGAAGCCCACAAAATCCTGCCATACTGAAAAGGCTAACGCTCGTTTTTGAGCAATTAAGAGATATCGGCAAAGCACGTGCATTTTTGCGCGCTTATAGCAAACTAGTACCTGATGATGTTTGGGTGCAGAGAAAACTTGATCTGTATGCTCAGATTAGCAGCTTTAATTGA
- a CDS encoding DNA phosphorothioation-associated putative methyltransferase, giving the protein MDTTRLGSKGEVCTTSQAHVFVTNFDQLIACCDLAEISALADRSQTGKRLPDALYVHISALPALERSLQDYENLARQHLKKLEGATLVKFSTDQPRVSYLSYPDFDTDAHPALQWSVQVDLVTSQVGVRNYNSTDNPPVLHRKETFVTSDYPLYQPFAELTRQEEALGLLNQSREIGTREGWAKRLTDCGIEIQGHVLACPTSRTAVISQPKIDRHKAALVRNELSKPVRVALEAGLFPPETTFFDYGYQMTMRVADK; this is encoded by the coding sequence ATGGACACGACACGATTGGGATCAAAGGGCGAGGTCTGCACCACGTCGCAGGCTCATGTTTTCGTGACTAATTTTGATCAGTTAATTGCCTGTTGCGATCTCGCAGAGATATCTGCTTTAGCAGATCGCAGTCAAACTGGCAAACGCCTCCCTGATGCCCTTTACGTTCATATCTCTGCCCTCCCTGCCCTAGAGCGATCGCTGCAAGATTACGAGAATCTGGCTCGTCAACATCTGAAAAAGCTGGAGGGGGCTACCCTCGTCAAGTTCAGCACTGACCAGCCCAGAGTTTCCTACCTGTCCTACCCTGATTTTGATACCGATGCCCATCCTGCTTTGCAATGGAGCGTTCAGGTTGACCTGGTAACTTCGCAAGTCGGTGTGCGGAACTATAACAGCACGGATAATCCGCCTGTTCTGCACCGGAAGGAAACCTTTGTCACCTCAGACTACCCGCTGTACCAACCCTTTGCAGAACTGACGCGGCAGGAAGAGGCTCTGGGGTTACTGAATCAATCGCGGGAGATCGGAACTCGTGAGGGTTGGGCAAAACGGCTGACCGACTGCGGGATCGAAATTCAGGGTCATGTTCTGGCTTGCCCGACTTCCCGAACTGCGGTTATTAGTCAGCCCAAAATCGATCGCCATAAAGCTGCCCTCGTCCGTAACGAGCTTTCTAAGCCTGTGAGGGTTGCGTTGGAAGCAGGACTCTTTCCCCCTGAAACCACCTTCTTTGATTACGGCTATCAGATGACAATGAGGGTAGCGGATAAGTGA
- a CDS encoding restriction endonuclease subunit S gives MQSKILHNRVDAIEINNRVDAEYYTKEFMSNEHVLQKLARENFEDLVDKAQKNCIADFTSNGGFEYLSTIKFSDLGQMPFLRTQNIGDNTIIRDDLIFVAKESEEKLKKSICKHGDLLVCRTGTLGLATTLPKELEPSNINQNITRFILNRSLIDPDYCAAFLNSRQGRLSFVREATGVIQKWINNEKLRKIKIVIPNLRAQTYIGDKVRWAERLRGRSRCLLDEAKILLNDLLNGKTNETQLVISNLEKGQTTNRQETQQTNKKWIRRVSETELDLRIDCQFYNPAAKAEIEKVQKFGSHPLSKFVVHKCSEPPIHTDHYAEEGIHIISPANFSDFTIDLTDTNKLNPNHINLFKDFLLQEGDLIFALVGDVGHACIVTQPVPIAITYRRTAHLKLQGINPFFVCAFLNDSAGDLQLKRMTTGVIQAQLRLEDSVEVLIPSFKPETQDWIGDRVKLSIQMREHSETLTNAAKLLVEALIEGKLNEDDLKAAQQGLEQDDTTCDRDILTRLSRKGIDHSNEPPLFPNLDDLYTALSQLEEAETTEAGVTNNGQAANVYTLHEQLAFPLASETASGSYPTTQEVLG, from the coding sequence ATGCAATCTAAGATTCTACATAATAGAGTCGATGCTATCGAAATCAATAATAGAGTTGATGCAGAATACTATACCAAGGAGTTTATGTCTAATGAACATGTTCTCCAGAAGCTAGCACGAGAAAACTTTGAAGATCTTGTCGATAAGGCTCAAAAAAATTGCATTGCCGACTTCACTTCAAATGGTGGATTTGAATATCTCAGTACAATTAAGTTTTCTGATTTAGGTCAGATGCCCTTCTTAAGAACTCAAAATATAGGGGATAACACTATAATTAGAGACGATTTAATCTTTGTTGCTAAGGAAAGTGAGGAAAAACTAAAAAAATCTATCTGCAAGCATGGGGATCTTTTAGTTTGTAGAACAGGAACACTTGGTTTAGCAACAACTCTTCCAAAGGAGTTAGAGCCTTCTAATATAAATCAAAATATCACAAGGTTTATCCTGAATCGATCACTCATTGATCCTGATTATTGTGCTGCATTTTTAAATAGCAGACAAGGTCGTTTATCTTTTGTGAGAGAAGCGACAGGTGTTATTCAGAAATGGATAAACAATGAAAAACTAAGAAAGATAAAGATTGTTATTCCTAATCTCAGGGCTCAAACATACATTGGGGATAAGGTGCGGTGGGCGGAGCGGTTGAGGGGGCGATCGAGGTGCCTTTTAGATGAGGCTAAGATCCTCTTAAACGACCTGTTAAACGGAAAAACCAATGAGACACAGTTAGTAATTTCTAATTTAGAAAAAGGTCAAACTACCAATAGGCAGGAAACTCAGCAGACTAATAAAAAATGGATTAGAAGAGTTTCAGAAACTGAACTAGATCTTCGGATTGATTGCCAGTTTTACAATCCAGCAGCAAAAGCTGAAATAGAGAAGGTACAGAAGTTTGGCTCTCATCCATTATCAAAATTTGTTGTCCATAAATGTTCTGAGCCTCCTATCCATACAGATCACTATGCAGAAGAAGGTATTCATATTATTAGTCCAGCAAATTTTTCGGACTTTACAATTGATTTAACAGACACCAATAAACTAAATCCTAATCACATCAATTTGTTCAAAGACTTTCTACTTCAAGAAGGAGATCTTATCTTTGCACTCGTTGGTGATGTGGGGCATGCTTGCATAGTTACTCAACCTGTCCCAATAGCGATCACATATCGCAGAACTGCTCATCTCAAGTTACAAGGTATTAATCCATTTTTTGTTTGTGCATTTCTCAACGATAGTGCTGGTGATTTACAACTCAAGCGGATGACAACAGGGGTCATTCAAGCGCAATTACGTTTAGAAGATTCTGTTGAAGTTTTGATTCCCTCATTTAAGCCTGAAACCCAGGATTGGATTGGCGATCGTGTGAAACTATCGATCCAAATGAGAGAACACTCTGAAACCTTGACAAATGCGGCAAAACTTCTTGTCGAAGCTCTCATTGAAGGCAAACTGAACGAGGATGATCTGAAGGCTGCTCAACAGGGTTTAGAGCAAGATGATACTACCTGCGATCGAGATATCTTGACTCGCTTATCTCGCAAGGGCATCGACCACTCCAACGAGCCGCCCCTCTTCCCCAACTTGGATGACCTCTACACTGCCCTCTCCCAGCTAGAAGAAGCCGAGACAACCGAAGCAGGAGTCACTAACAATGGTCAAGCCGCAAATGTTTACACCCTGCATGAACAGCTTGCTTTTCCCTTAGCCAGCGAAACCGCTTCCGGTTCCTACCCAACCACTCAGGAGGTGCTGGGATGA
- the istA gene encoding IS21 family transposase, which yields MPGKLIETYQVRVYMNARELGLTQAEAAYVAQFSERSGQRIESGDYQPNRGKVRAWRTSADPLAEVWESELEPMLRAQPKLKPMTLFEYLQTKYPGKYPQVLRTLQRRVATWKALHGSAPEVMFELRHEPGRLGFSDFTELKGIEITLNGQPFEHLIYHYRLGYSGWQYAQIIQGGESFIALSEGLQNALFACGGAPKQHRTDSLSAAYRNLGGVRNKPLTRLYDDLCHHYRMQPTRNNTSIAHENGSIESPHGHLKNRIEQALLLRGSYEFSSIAEYQALINQAVDRLNAQHTEKIEAEKAYLQPLPQGRVADYEILTARVSCHSTIDVRCVLYTVPARLIGRQLELHLYHDRIVGYLHRQQVVELPRIRTSGTGKRRARCINYRHVAEGLRRKPRAFLYCTWQQDLLPNEQWQHLWQQMKTQFDLDTAAVLMVESLYIAAADDKESQVAEY from the coding sequence ATGCCTGGAAAACTGATTGAAACTTATCAAGTCAGAGTGTACATGAATGCCCGAGAACTCGGTTTAACTCAAGCCGAAGCGGCTTATGTTGCCCAATTTTCAGAACGCAGTGGACAACGCATTGAATCTGGGGACTACCAACCAAACCGGGGAAAGGTGCGAGCGTGGCGAACGAGTGCCGACCCGTTAGCGGAGGTGTGGGAAAGTGAACTAGAGCCAATGCTGCGAGCGCAACCAAAGCTCAAACCGATGACACTGTTCGAATATCTGCAAACAAAATACCCTGGCAAGTACCCGCAGGTGCTGCGAACCCTACAGCGACGAGTGGCAACATGGAAAGCGCTGCATGGGTCAGCCCCAGAAGTGATGTTTGAGTTGCGGCATGAACCAGGGAGGCTGGGATTTTCCGACTTCACCGAGTTAAAGGGGATTGAGATCACCCTCAATGGTCAGCCGTTTGAGCATTTAATCTATCACTATCGTCTGGGATACAGTGGCTGGCAATATGCCCAAATTATCCAAGGTGGGGAGAGTTTCATTGCGCTCTCCGAAGGCTTACAAAATGCTCTGTTTGCCTGTGGAGGTGCGCCAAAGCAGCACCGTACCGATAGTTTGAGTGCCGCCTATCGAAACCTGGGGGGTGTTCGGAACAAACCCTTAACGCGGTTGTATGACGATCTGTGCCACCACTATCGGATGCAACCGACGCGAAACAACACCAGCATTGCCCATGAGAATGGGTCGATTGAGTCTCCCCATGGACACTTGAAGAATCGCATTGAGCAAGCCTTGCTGCTGCGCGGGAGTTATGAGTTCAGCAGCATTGCCGAGTATCAAGCCTTGATTAACCAGGCGGTCGATAGACTTAACGCCCAGCACACCGAGAAGATTGAGGCTGAAAAAGCCTATTTGCAACCCTTGCCCCAAGGACGGGTCGCCGATTACGAAATCCTCACCGCCCGTGTGAGTTGCCACAGCACGATTGATGTGCGCTGTGTGTTGTATACCGTGCCTGCCCGACTGATTGGACGGCAACTTGAACTCCATCTATATCATGACCGGATTGTCGGGTATTTACATCGCCAGCAGGTGGTGGAGTTGCCTCGCATTCGAACCAGTGGCACAGGCAAACGACGTGCTCGGTGTATCAACTACCGACATGTGGCTGAAGGACTCAGGCGCAAGCCCCGAGCATTCTTGTACTGCACCTGGCAACAGGACTTACTGCCCAATGAGCAATGGCAACACCTGTGGCAACAGATGAAAACGCAGTTTGACCTCGATACCGCCGCTGTCCTGATGGTTGAAAGCTTGTATATTGCGGCTGCCGATGACAAAGAATCTCAGGTTGCCGAATACTGA